In Lentibacillus amyloliquefaciens, one DNA window encodes the following:
- the spoVAD gene encoding stage V sporulation protein AD → MLEGHRTWVFDNHPVIISTGTVGGPFEAGGNVPEAFDILHDDMWLKQSSFEKAQRIMMEEASQTAVKNSLIQKEHVNFFISGDLINQITPSNFAAKTLDVPYLGLFSACATSMESLALAAFIINGDGADYILSGTASHNAATEKQFRYPTEYGGQKPPTAQWTVTGAGCALVAKNGEGPIVTSATIGKVVDMGMSDPFNMGAAMAPAAVDTIETHLRERDIDPSYYDLIITGDLGHVGREISLDMLREKNIPIQEESYQDCGLTIYREGQPVLSGASGTASSAVGVYGHFLKLMKDEQLSRILVVATGSLHSPLSVQQNDAIPCIAHAVSIESGSDSQ, encoded by the coding sequence ATGTTAGAAGGACATCGGACATGGGTTTTTGACAATCACCCGGTCATTATCTCCACAGGGACTGTCGGTGGTCCGTTTGAAGCAGGTGGGAATGTTCCGGAAGCATTTGATATATTGCATGATGATATGTGGCTGAAGCAGTCATCATTTGAAAAAGCCCAGCGCATCATGATGGAAGAAGCCAGTCAGACAGCTGTCAAAAACAGTCTTATTCAAAAAGAACACGTGAATTTTTTTATCAGCGGTGATTTAATCAACCAAATCACACCGAGTAACTTCGCAGCTAAAACGCTTGATGTCCCGTATTTAGGATTATTCAGTGCCTGTGCAACATCGATGGAAAGCCTGGCACTCGCTGCCTTCATTATTAACGGTGATGGGGCAGATTACATTTTAAGCGGCACGGCGAGCCATAATGCTGCAACCGAAAAACAGTTTCGTTACCCAACTGAATATGGTGGTCAAAAGCCCCCTACTGCGCAATGGACTGTTACCGGGGCAGGTTGTGCCTTAGTTGCTAAAAATGGCGAAGGTCCAATTGTCACATCAGCCACCATCGGCAAAGTCGTTGATATGGGAATGTCAGATCCGTTTAATATGGGAGCTGCCATGGCGCCTGCTGCTGTCGATACCATTGAAACCCATTTACGAGAGCGGGATATCGATCCATCTTACTACGATTTAATCATAACAGGCGACCTTGGCCATGTCGGCCGGGAAATTTCGCTGGACATGCTGCGGGAGAAAAACATCCCCATTCAAGAAGAAAGCTATCAGGACTGCGGTCTGACCATCTACCGCGAAGGTCAGCCGGTACTCTCGGGGGCAAGCGGCACCGCAAGTTCAGCAGTAGGTGTTTATGGTCATTTTTTAAAATTAATGAAGGATGAGCAGTTAAGCCGCATTCTTGTCGTCGCCACCGGTTCACTGCATTCCCCGTTAAGTGTTC
- the spoVAC gene encoding stage V sporulation protein AC — MADNKKKNLPPNAQRYQAFADKREVKRPLLKNCIKAFLIGGFICFIGQIISTIYVYFFGFTEQTAGNPTVATLIFITMFLTGFGVYDRIGQFAGAGSAVPVTGFGNAVISSAIEHRSEGLILGVGGNMFKLAGPVIVYGVFSAFVIALIKTILIEWGGL, encoded by the coding sequence ATGGCAGATAACAAGAAGAAAAATTTACCGCCAAATGCTCAAAGGTACCAAGCCTTTGCCGACAAAAGAGAAGTGAAACGTCCATTACTTAAAAATTGCATTAAAGCTTTTCTCATAGGTGGCTTCATTTGCTTTATCGGCCAGATCATATCCACCATTTATGTTTATTTCTTTGGGTTTACGGAACAGACGGCAGGAAACCCGACGGTTGCAACGTTAATTTTCATCACCATGTTCTTGACGGGTTTTGGTGTGTACGATCGTATTGGCCAATTTGCCGGCGCCGGGTCGGCTGTTCCGGTGACCGGGTTTGGAAATGCAGTTATTTCTTCAGCAATTGAGCATCGTTCTGAAGGCCTTATCCTTGGAGTTGGCGGCAATATGTTTAAATTGGCAGGCCCTGTTATCGTTTATGGGGTATTTTCGGCGTTTGTCATCGCCTTGATAAAAACCATTTTGATTGAATGGGGTGGTCTCTAA
- a CDS encoding YhcN/YlaJ family sporulation lipoprotein, whose protein sequence is MRALRFLMIFSLAGILIGCNDPNPPEANDDINYSMISTNSSINQTAANQAKESLRQRDDITAIHAVNTDNKMILAFEIKHHKRFQLADLNKKIQKQLDEEFPDLDVEVSADKKLVLELKSLEKKINDRDISAKKLTKEVDRLINLKKDKT, encoded by the coding sequence ATGCGTGCCTTAAGATTCCTTATGATATTTAGTCTTGCTGGAATTCTGATCGGCTGCAACGATCCAAATCCACCGGAAGCAAATGACGATATTAATTACAGCATGATTTCAACCAACAGCTCTATTAATCAAACCGCTGCAAATCAGGCTAAGGAAAGCTTGAGACAGCGTGACGACATCACAGCCATACATGCTGTCAATACAGATAATAAAATGATTCTTGCATTTGAAATAAAACACCATAAGCGGTTCCAGCTGGCCGATTTGAATAAAAAAATCCAAAAACAATTGGACGAAGAATTCCCTGACCTGGACGTTGAGGTTTCCGCCGATAAAAAACTGGTCCTTGAGCTCAAAAGTCTGGAGAAAAAAATCAATGATCGCGACATTTCAGCAAAGAAGTTAACCAAAGAAGTTGATCGTCTTATTAATCTAAAGAAGGACAAAACGTAA
- a CDS encoding DUF1657 domain-containing protein, whose protein sequence is MTVSSQVKQTIAGLKSAQASFEQFALQTENKQAKKLYENAANQTQTILQSVEPRVQQMEQEEPQYKGF, encoded by the coding sequence ATGACTGTTTCATCCCAGGTTAAACAGACAATAGCCGGTCTTAAGAGTGCACAGGCGAGCTTTGAGCAATTCGCACTCCAGACAGAAAACAAACAAGCTAAGAAGCTTTATGAAAATGCAGCCAATCAGACCCAAACGATTCTGCAATCGGTCGAACCTCGCGTACAGCAAATGGAACAAGAGGAACCGCAGTATAAAGGTTTTTAA
- the glp gene encoding gephyrin-like molybdotransferase Glp, translating into MAEVRKPIPVEEAISHVWDHRLNGKAEFVSINDCDNRRLAEDIVAKHPVPPFPKSPYDGFALRSEDTLEADRDNPMTFEVVEHIGAGQLPEKRLHKGQATRIMTGAKIPEDADCIAMFEICQVHEQDNRSFMSVKRTIASGQNIIEKGSEVADGEKLINRGTLISPGTKAVLATFGYSQVKVAKKPVIGVIATGTELLDVDEELKPGKIRNSNAYMITSQIIRAGAEYKYFGKLEDELKTSYETIKQALNEVDILITTGGVSVGDFDLMPAIYEKLDADVLFNKVAMRPGSVTTVAAAGGKLLYGLSGNPSACYVGFELFARPAIQYYLFNQTPFLRRIKAILANDFPKPNPFTRFVRSYITYENGRVNANLAGIDKSNVVTSLAHSNSLMILPGGTRGFKAGDEVEAMLLNDQQGQSEFLLE; encoded by the coding sequence ATGGCAGAAGTGAGGAAACCAATTCCGGTCGAAGAAGCAATCAGTCATGTGTGGGACCACAGGCTAAATGGGAAAGCAGAATTCGTTTCCATTAATGACTGTGACAATAGAAGGCTGGCGGAGGATATTGTTGCCAAACATCCTGTCCCGCCGTTTCCTAAATCACCGTACGACGGTTTTGCGCTGCGTTCAGAAGACACATTGGAAGCGGATAGGGATAATCCAATGACATTTGAAGTCGTGGAGCATATCGGGGCTGGTCAATTGCCGGAAAAAAGATTACATAAAGGTCAGGCAACACGCATTATGACCGGTGCCAAAATTCCAGAAGACGCTGATTGTATTGCCATGTTTGAAATATGTCAAGTACATGAACAGGATAATCGCTCCTTTATGTCCGTTAAACGAACGATTGCCTCAGGACAAAATATTATCGAGAAAGGATCAGAAGTTGCGGACGGGGAAAAGCTGATTAATCGGGGAACATTAATAAGCCCCGGTACAAAAGCTGTTTTGGCCACTTTTGGGTATAGTCAGGTCAAAGTTGCCAAAAAGCCGGTGATAGGCGTCATTGCAACGGGCACTGAATTGCTGGACGTTGATGAGGAATTGAAGCCGGGCAAAATCCGCAATTCCAATGCTTATATGATCACATCACAGATTATCAGAGCAGGCGCTGAGTATAAGTATTTTGGGAAATTGGAAGATGAATTAAAGACCAGTTATGAAACAATTAAACAGGCACTGAATGAAGTTGATATATTAATAACAACAGGCGGCGTCTCGGTTGGTGATTTTGATTTAATGCCGGCAATTTACGAAAAGCTCGATGCTGATGTCCTTTTTAACAAAGTGGCAATGCGTCCGGGAAGTGTCACAACCGTAGCAGCAGCAGGGGGGAAATTGCTGTACGGGTTATCAGGAAATCCTTCTGCATGCTATGTCGGATTTGAACTTTTTGCCAGACCTGCCATCCAGTATTATTTATTTAATCAGACGCCTTTTCTACGGCGGATTAAAGCAATACTGGCAAATGATTTTCCGAAACCTAACCCGTTCACACGGTTTGTACGAAGTTATATCACATATGAAAATGGCAGAGTGAATGCTAATCTTGCGGGAATTGATAAATCCAATGTTGTGACCTCGCTGGCCCATTCCAACAGCTTGATGATATTACCGGGCGGCACACGAGGATTTAAAGCAGGGGACGAAGTTGAAGCAATGCTATTGAATGATCAACAAGGCCAGTCAGAATTTCTGCTTGAATAA
- the moaA gene encoding GTP 3',8-cyclase MoaA, giving the protein MNNETAPIKDHFGRVLKDLRISVIDKCNFRCTYCMPKEIFGEDYVFLSEKELLSFDEIIRLANTFARLGVEKIRITGGEPLMRRNLDHLIAELANIPGIKDIALTTNAVMLTKMAKKLKAAGLERVNISLDAIEDDVFKDINGRGVGSSPVLKGIEAAKEAGLGIKINMVVKKGMNDSQILPMARYFKGKDIILRFIEFMDVGNHNGWDFKHVISKKDIINTINEELPIEPAEENYYGEVASRYRYKDGEGEIGVISSVTDSFCGTCTRIRLSADGKLYTCLFASDGFDIREKMRQDELSNDALEQELTSLWGRRKDRYSEERTEETQRNRKKIEMSYIGG; this is encoded by the coding sequence GTGAATAATGAAACAGCGCCAATTAAAGACCATTTCGGAAGAGTACTTAAAGACTTGCGCATATCAGTGATTGATAAATGCAATTTTCGCTGTACTTACTGCATGCCTAAGGAAATATTCGGTGAGGATTACGTGTTTTTATCGGAAAAAGAACTGTTGAGCTTTGATGAAATTATCCGGCTTGCTAATACATTTGCTCGTCTCGGCGTTGAAAAAATCCGCATTACCGGTGGTGAACCGCTGATGCGCAGAAACTTGGATCATTTAATTGCCGAACTGGCCAACATTCCGGGCATTAAAGATATCGCACTGACGACAAATGCTGTCATGTTGACGAAGATGGCTAAAAAACTTAAAGCTGCAGGGCTGGAACGTGTCAATATCAGTCTGGATGCAATTGAAGATGATGTTTTTAAAGACATTAACGGAAGAGGTGTCGGCTCGAGTCCGGTATTAAAAGGGATCGAAGCAGCAAAAGAGGCAGGACTCGGCATAAAAATCAATATGGTCGTCAAAAAAGGTATGAATGACAGCCAGATACTGCCGATGGCTCGTTATTTCAAAGGAAAAGATATTATTTTGCGCTTTATTGAATTTATGGATGTCGGAAATCATAATGGATGGGATTTCAAACATGTCATCTCTAAAAAAGACATCATCAATACAATTAATGAGGAACTGCCGATTGAACCGGCAGAAGAAAATTATTACGGCGAGGTCGCTTCCAGGTATCGCTATAAAGATGGCGAAGGAGAAATCGGTGTTATATCTTCAGTAACCGATTCCTTCTGCGGCACATGTACCAGAATCCGGTTATCGGCAGACGGAAAGCTTTACACATGTCTTTTTGCTTCAGACGGTTTTGATATTCGGGAAAAAATGCGGCAGGATGAATTATCAAACGATGCATTGGAGCAAGAATTGACCAGCCTATGGGGCCGGCGTAAAGATCGTTATTCTGAAGAACGGACTGAAGAAACACAACGCAACCGCAAGAAGATTGAGATGTCTTATATTGGCGGTTAA
- a CDS encoding YwpF family protein, with protein MKTFKLSSLKVIDNEDADMLEQSIPLLDGLIINREDEASRWVVEAYLDKNQYDFFHNLRKDNAEVLIQVKITKESNRPATFITAIIDMNQIGEQINVLFMGTIVDQRKEIIEKKLKALIEQGFQGEDLLEKFKEQI; from the coding sequence GTGAAAACATTTAAGCTGAGTTCTTTAAAGGTCATTGATAACGAGGATGCTGACATGTTGGAGCAATCAATCCCTCTTTTGGATGGCTTGATTATCAATCGAGAAGATGAGGCGTCCCGGTGGGTAGTTGAAGCTTATCTTGATAAAAATCAATATGACTTTTTCCATAATCTGAGAAAAGATAACGCCGAAGTGTTAATCCAGGTTAAGATTACGAAAGAGAGCAACAGACCAGCCACTTTCATTACGGCCATCATTGATATGAATCAGATTGGCGAGCAAATCAATGTGCTTTTCATGGGAACGATCGTTGATCAGCGAAAAGAAATCATTGAAAAGAAGCTGAAAGCGCTGATCGAACAGGGCTTTCAGGGAGAAGACTTGTTGGAAAAATTTAAAGAGCAGATTTAA
- a CDS encoding TrkH family potassium uptake protein — MFRHSLFRWINWLSPVQLIFLFYFIAVIAATVLLALPAAHQEGVTLPFIDVLFTAVSALSVTGLSTVTIAETFSTTGIVMLAVILQLGGVGVMAVGTFIWMLIGKKIGLRERRLIMADQNQTSFAGIVRLVKEILVVILIIELIGFLILGTYFLQYFPTAKEAYFQGFFGAISATTNGGFDITGQSLVLFRNDYFVQFINMLLIIFGAIGYPVLIEMKSFLFAKGNSRVPFRFTLFTKVTTLTFFGLIVFGTIFIVLLDIDGFFRDKSWHEVLFYSLFQSITTRSGGLSTMDISQLSEPNHLVMSFLMFIGASPSSAGGGIRTTTFALVVIFIVTYARGKRNIRLFNREVYEEDLLKAVTVTLMALIFVFTATVVLLIAEPFDVIPILFEVASAFGTVGISLGITENLSAFSKTVIMILMFIGRVGIITFLFIFQDNKRSGKYHYPKEKMIIG, encoded by the coding sequence ATGTTTAGACATTCTTTGTTCCGCTGGATAAACTGGCTCTCACCGGTACAGCTGATTTTTTTATTTTACTTTATAGCCGTTATTGCAGCCACGGTACTTCTGGCATTGCCGGCAGCCCATCAGGAAGGCGTAACCCTGCCTTTTATCGATGTACTGTTCACAGCTGTCAGTGCACTAAGTGTAACGGGGCTCAGCACGGTAACAATTGCAGAAACGTTTAGTACAACCGGGATTGTCATGCTGGCGGTCATACTCCAATTAGGCGGCGTGGGTGTAATGGCTGTAGGTACGTTTATCTGGATGCTTATTGGAAAGAAAATCGGACTGAGAGAACGCCGGCTGATTATGGCCGATCAGAATCAGACATCATTTGCTGGCATCGTCCGTCTGGTAAAGGAAATTTTAGTCGTTATTCTGATTATTGAACTGATTGGCTTTTTGATTCTGGGGACGTATTTTCTGCAGTATTTTCCAACCGCAAAAGAAGCTTATTTTCAAGGATTTTTCGGTGCCATCAGTGCAACCACAAACGGCGGCTTCGATATAACGGGGCAGTCTCTCGTGTTATTCCGGAATGATTATTTCGTGCAGTTTATCAATATGCTGCTGATTATCTTTGGTGCTATTGGTTACCCTGTACTGATAGAAATGAAATCTTTCTTATTTGCCAAAGGTAACAGCCGAGTTCCGTTCAGGTTTACGTTGTTTACAAAAGTGACGACTTTAACGTTTTTTGGCTTGATCGTTTTTGGCACCATTTTTATCGTGTTGCTGGATATAGATGGATTTTTCAGAGACAAGTCCTGGCATGAAGTTTTGTTTTATTCTCTGTTTCAGTCGATTACGACACGGAGCGGCGGTTTGAGCACGATGGATATCAGCCAGCTTTCAGAACCAAACCATTTAGTTATGTCTTTCCTTATGTTTATCGGCGCTTCACCGAGCAGTGCCGGCGGAGGGATCAGAACAACAACATTTGCATTAGTTGTTATATTTATAGTTACATATGCCAGAGGCAAGCGCAATATACGCCTGTTTAATCGTGAAGTATATGAGGAAGATTTGTTAAAAGCTGTAACCGTAACCTTAATGGCGCTTATTTTTGTGTTTACAGCGACAGTTGTTTTGCTAATTGCTGAACCATTCGATGTGATTCCTATTCTATTTGAAGTTGCTTCAGCGTTTGGAACGGTAGGTATCTCATTGGGTATAACAGAAAATCTATCAGCCTTCAGCAAAACCGTTATCATGATTTTAATGTTTATTGGAAGAGTAGGCATTATTACATTTTTATTCATTTTCCAAGACAACAAAAGAAGTGGAAAATATCATTATCCAAAAGAAAAAATGATCATAGGATAA
- a CDS encoding S1C family serine protease encodes MDKQLRGPLIVSIIIIAAGIAILAVLNDQWQTDAVSINNPMINEVESGNETLDLKTIIHNAEKSVVQIEGQNEQNTKTGSGFIYNGKGDIITNAHVIKNADVINVRTANGHVYPAAVIGKGEETDIAVIRVPQLADQSALTLEDEEKAETGDDVIALGSPHGFQNTVTLGIISGTERNFTVDGFNYENAYQISAQITEGNSGGPLINRETGNVIGVNAVGTSDGTIGFSIPSNDIYKQVTTWSNEANNDQLNFKNTDDITSAENPEKLIEDAEYVAEYFFESISIRDYVGAYTLLGSAMQSADSYPDFREGYTQYVDFQYSDLKSNVTEDNQVKITAEVTAETKQSEEETQKEEITYKLTIDRENDQLKIMNISTDNE; translated from the coding sequence TTGGACAAACAACTGCGCGGGCCATTAATCGTTTCAATAATCATTATCGCAGCCGGTATTGCCATTCTGGCTGTTCTGAACGATCAATGGCAGACAGACGCTGTTTCTATAAACAATCCGATGATAAACGAGGTTGAATCCGGCAATGAAACGCTGGACCTTAAGACAATCATTCATAATGCTGAAAAAAGTGTTGTTCAAATAGAGGGCCAAAACGAGCAAAACACGAAAACCGGATCCGGATTTATATACAACGGAAAAGGCGATATTATTACCAACGCACATGTCATAAAGAATGCAGATGTCATCAATGTCAGAACTGCCAATGGACATGTTTATCCTGCTGCAGTAATTGGTAAGGGTGAGGAAACCGATATAGCCGTTATCCGCGTACCACAGCTGGCAGATCAGAGCGCTTTAACATTGGAAGATGAGGAAAAAGCAGAAACGGGAGATGATGTTATTGCTCTCGGAAGTCCGCATGGTTTTCAAAACACCGTAACATTGGGTATTATATCCGGTACAGAGCGAAACTTTACAGTTGATGGCTTCAACTATGAAAATGCCTATCAAATATCTGCACAAATAACTGAGGGCAACAGTGGCGGGCCGCTAATCAACCGGGAGACCGGGAATGTTATCGGCGTTAATGCTGTAGGCACATCTGATGGAACGATCGGATTCAGCATTCCGTCAAATGACATTTATAAGCAAGTGACAACTTGGTCAAATGAAGCCAATAATGATCAGCTTAATTTTAAAAATACTGATGATATAACGAGTGCCGAGAATCCTGAAAAGCTGATTGAAGATGCTGAGTATGTGGCTGAATATTTTTTTGAAAGTATCAGTATCAGAGATTATGTCGGGGCTTACACACTGCTCGGAAGTGCAATGCAGTCTGCCGATTCCTACCCTGACTTCCGGGAAGGATATACACAGTATGTTGACTTTCAATATTCTGATTTAAAAAGCAATGTCACAGAAGACAATCAAGTTAAAATAACAGCTGAGGTTACTGCAGAAACAAAGCAGTCTGAAGAAGAAACTCAAAAGGAAGAGATAACATACAAGCTTACAATCGACCGTGAAAATGATCAATTAAAAATCATGAATATATCAACCGACAATGAATAA
- a CDS encoding zinc-ribbon domain-containing protein has product MTMHHCPYCGTDVRENESYCIKCGKKLPKDMFERLESKSKFNKYWYLPIAVFAVMMLTIGIYYIFQQHQTTEAKDLYKKAEESAVEENYQKASKHLSSALDIKSSFSEAGTLMSFVQTAIDIEDKQVGQAEQHLEKQEFQKALSIINDAENRLTNYIGEAVNPLINKLTDKRSAIKLEQLRYSLEQEPGINDLKTLLWEADAIQTDEASEVAGNIRSQIVDYTFSQASEQLNEKQFSDALLLVEDGLKYAPESEKLQSLKTTIEKEKAAFETAQQQRIEQAINSAEEERKLNENDAIELVNANVERNDQGEVVVKGKVKSVATIPINSVLIEYNLMNGDETLLSNEVYVYPDTLIPDDTGEFEFTHFDIDQKEEDINIKVDRIRWYTDQQG; this is encoded by the coding sequence ATGACTATGCACCATTGTCCTTATTGCGGTACAGATGTACGTGAAAACGAGTCCTACTGTATTAAATGCGGAAAAAAATTACCTAAGGACATGTTTGAACGTCTCGAGTCCAAAAGTAAATTCAATAAATATTGGTACCTTCCCATAGCGGTTTTTGCTGTTATGATGCTCACAATAGGGATTTATTACATTTTCCAGCAGCATCAGACCACCGAGGCCAAGGATTTGTATAAAAAAGCTGAAGAAAGTGCTGTAGAAGAAAACTATCAAAAAGCAAGTAAGCACCTGAGTTCAGCTCTCGATATAAAGAGTTCTTTTTCCGAAGCCGGAACCTTGATGAGCTTTGTTCAGACCGCAATAGATATTGAAGACAAACAAGTAGGTCAAGCAGAACAGCATCTTGAAAAACAGGAATTCCAGAAAGCCTTGTCAATTATCAACGATGCTGAAAACAGACTAACGAATTATATCGGTGAAGCGGTCAATCCACTCATAAATAAACTGACAGACAAGCGAAGTGCCATTAAATTAGAGCAGCTCAGATATAGTCTGGAACAGGAACCCGGCATAAACGATTTAAAAACATTATTATGGGAAGCAGATGCAATCCAAACCGATGAAGCAAGCGAGGTCGCGGGTAATATCCGGAGCCAGATCGTCGACTACACGTTTTCCCAAGCAAGTGAGCAGCTGAATGAGAAACAATTCTCCGATGCCTTATTATTGGTGGAAGATGGCTTGAAATATGCACCGGAATCCGAAAAACTGCAAAGCCTGAAAACAACAATCGAAAAAGAAAAAGCTGCCTTCGAAACAGCTCAACAGCAAAGGATTGAGCAGGCAATCAATTCGGCTGAAGAAGAACGGAAATTAAATGAAAATGACGCGATAGAACTTGTTAATGCTAATGTCGAACGTAATGACCAGGGTGAAGTGGTCGTGAAAGGAAAAGTAAAAAGCGTCGCGACGATACCGATCAATTCCGTCCTTATCGAATATAATTTAATGAACGGTGATGAGACATTATTATCAAATGAAGTGTATGTCTATCCAGACACCCTCATTCCCGATGACACCGGCGAGTTCGAGTTCACCCACTTCGATATTGACCAAAAAGAAGAAGATATCAACATAAAAGTTGATCGAATCAGATGGTATACTGATCAGCAAGGATAA
- the lepB gene encoding signal peptidase I: MEKTKKKNGWAEMIKVVLIAVVIAFLLRSFVLVTSVVEGESMEPTLENGEIVLFNKFTYLFNDPERGDIVIIDRRQKNYVKRVIALPGENVAVDNETLYIDGEEYKQTFITGAIRNNTGEIGPLEVPENSYFVMGDNRQLSKDSRNGLGFISGENITGKSELIIFPLNEWSMTK; the protein is encoded by the coding sequence ATGGAAAAAACAAAAAAGAAAAATGGATGGGCTGAAATGATAAAAGTTGTTCTCATAGCCGTGGTGATAGCCTTTCTGCTGCGCTCTTTTGTGCTGGTCACGTCTGTCGTTGAAGGCGAGAGCATGGAGCCGACACTTGAAAACGGTGAAATTGTCCTTTTTAATAAATTCACTTATCTGTTTAATGATCCTGAACGCGGTGATATCGTCATCATCGACAGACGGCAGAAAAATTATGTAAAGCGGGTTATTGCCTTGCCTGGAGAAAACGTTGCAGTGGACAACGAGACGTTATATATTGATGGCGAGGAATACAAGCAAACATTCATTACTGGTGCCATACGCAACAACACCGGAGAAATCGGACCACTTGAAGTCCCTGAAAACAGTTATTTTGTAATGGGTGATAACAGGCAGCTAAGTAAAGACAGCAGGAATGGCCTCGGGTTTATAAGCGGAGAGAATATAACCGGAAAATCAGAGTTAATCATATTTCCATTAAACGAGTGGTCAATGACGAAGTGA
- a CDS encoding aspartyl-phosphate phosphatase Spo0E family protein: MDRIEFLRNKMTEIAFDKGFTSNEAITTSQELDKLLNLYESMKQVNGQKKVE; encoded by the coding sequence TTGGATCGAATTGAATTTTTGCGAAATAAAATGACAGAAATAGCTTTTGACAAAGGCTTCACCAGTAATGAAGCAATTACGACAAGCCAAGAGCTTGATAAACTTTTAAACCTCTATGAATCTATGAAACAAGTGAATGGGCAGAAAAAAGTTGAGTAA
- a CDS encoding FbpB family small basic protein yields MRPRFQNFEELVRQNKQELWEDELKINPIEQRLDKTETSQDSDKMDSVSR; encoded by the coding sequence ATGCGACCAAGATTTCAAAATTTTGAAGAACTGGTTAGGCAAAATAAACAAGAACTATGGGAAGATGAATTAAAAATCAACCCAATTGAACAGCGCCTTGATAAAACAGAAACCAGTCAAGATTCTGATAAAATGGATTCTGTATCACGATAA
- a CDS encoding DMT family transporter, whose translation MNRAFIFIILGAALWGTISWYVKNLYAYGFTPMEVVTLRVWSAAILIIVFLLLASPNKLKLSSFSDLKYFIGTGIFSIVFFNFCLFTAIDLSTIPAATALLYTGPAFVTVLSFLLFQEPLTKPKISALVITLIGSALVVGLIPLDLNTFQLGSILFGLGSGFGYALYSIFSKFALKKYTSLSITAYTFIVAAVSLVPFFPYEEKLPLLSDPAVLFYAVGLGFLPTAFAYIIYTYGLNQTEASKASILTTVEPVVATLIGVFIFQEAFSGVQLLGMACILGAVIIIQLSSCQKRREAFSQ comes from the coding sequence TTGAACAGGGCATTTATTTTTATTATACTTGGCGCCGCACTTTGGGGGACGATTAGCTGGTATGTCAAGAATTTGTACGCCTATGGTTTTACACCGATGGAAGTCGTGACACTTCGCGTATGGTCAGCAGCGATTTTAATCATTGTATTTTTATTGCTCGCTTCCCCAAACAAGCTAAAACTGAGCTCCTTTTCCGATCTGAAATATTTTATAGGGACAGGGATCTTCAGTATTGTCTTCTTTAATTTTTGTTTATTTACGGCGATTGATTTATCAACCATTCCGGCAGCGACTGCACTCTTATATACCGGTCCGGCATTTGTTACCGTGCTATCATTTTTATTGTTTCAGGAGCCATTAACAAAACCCAAGATCTCTGCCTTAGTTATAACGCTTATTGGCAGCGCGCTTGTAGTCGGGCTGATTCCCCTGGATCTGAACACGTTTCAGCTGGGAAGTATTTTATTCGGCTTGGGCTCAGGTTTTGGCTATGCCCTCTATAGTATTTTCAGTAAATTTGCGCTAAAAAAATATACCAGCTTAAGTATTACCGCTTATACTTTTATTGTGGCTGCCGTTTCATTAGTTCCTTTTTTCCCGTATGAGGAAAAGTTACCGCTGCTTTCAGATCCGGCTGTATTGTTTTACGCTGTAGGACTCGGTTTTCTGCCTACAGCATTTGCCTATATCATTTATACATACGGACTCAACCAGACAGAAGCATCCAAAGCTTCGATCCTGACAACGGTCGAGCCGGTTGTTGCAACATTGATCGGCGTGTTTATTTTTCAGGAGGCATTTTCCGGTGTACAGCTCTTGGGGATGGCATGCATTTTAGGTGCCGTTATCATAATCCAACTAAGCTCATGCCAAAAAAGAAGGGAAGCATTTTCACAATAA